A part of Acropora palmata chromosome 8, jaAcrPala1.3, whole genome shotgun sequence genomic DNA contains:
- the LOC141888909 gene encoding transcription factor A, mitochondrial-like gives MSLLPIIARFSRAGFGHPLLLRQGIFARMVIGHGFATGKAKPAEVVVSKRPPNAYVMFLKGERPNIVRLYPVLAPKEIMRILSSRWKAMSDEEKKPYKDASNEKMRIYNAPLAKLPKKPPGIFGLFVKENFSTAETLNPGAKVSDVMIELSREWNGLSDTEKEEWFQKREKMMEDYNEEVKNFGKGLSAEERAFLEEKQSVLLQKLKKEQRQLLGYPRRPPSAFILFSQRNMSGFEELTMTERTKMLGKKWQELPESEKEEYLEESRKARKKYDEDIAEWMKNNPEVL, from the coding sequence ATGAGTCTTCTTCCTATTATAGCTCGGTTTTCTCGGGCTGGCTTTGGACATCCTTTATTACTTCGACAGGGAATTTTCGCCCGTATGGTAATAGGCCATGGGTTTGCCACAGGAAAAGCTAAACCTGCAGAAGTTGTTGTGAGTAAGCGACCTCCAAATGCATATGTGATGTTCTTAAAAGGAGAACGACCGAACATCGTAAGACTTTACCCAGTGTTAGCACCCAAAGAGATCATGAGGATTTTATCATCCCGGTGGAAAGCAATGTCCGATGAAGAAAAGAAGCCATATAAAGATGCCTCCAATGAAAAAATGAGGATTTACAATGCGCCCCTCGCTAAACTCCCCAAGAAACCCCCAGGGATATTTGGTTTGTTcgtgaaagaaaacttttccaCAGCTGAGACACTAAATCCCGGAGCTAAAGTTTCCGATGTTATGATCGAGTTATCTAGAGAATGGAATGGTCTTTCAGACACAGAGAAGGAAGAATGGTTTCAGAAACGTGAAAAGATGATGGAGGATTACAATGAAGAGGTAAAGAACTTTGGAAAAGGGCTGAGCGCGGAGGAACGGGCTTTCCTCGAGGAGAAGCAAAGTGTACTATtgcaaaaattgaagaaagaaCAACGACAACTTTTGGGATACCCTAGGAGACCCCCGTcggcttttattttattctctCAGAGGAACATGTCGGGATTTGAGGAACTGACTATGACAGAGCGGACCAAAATGTTGGGCAAGAAATGGCAAGAACTGCCTGAGTCAGAGAAAGAGGAATACCTCGAAGAAAGCCGTAAAGCACGCAAAAAATACGACGAGGATATAGCTGAATGGATGAAAAATAATCCTGAAGTTTTATAA